A part of Acidobacteriota bacterium genomic DNA contains:
- a CDS encoding Rpn family recombination-promoting nuclease/putative transposase: MTLRTSGCFSRPRMVRDLLRGFAARDWSAEFDLDSLTPLPASYVSHDLRQRHGDLVWRLRFKDDRWLYVVLLLEFQSAVDRSMAVRMLTYTALLYQKLIAEGVLRERSVLPPVLPVVIYNGRRPWMAPVDVAELMLLVAKRRWRGINRRSGTSWWMRPGSGVVISHRATWCRR; the protein is encoded by the coding sequence ATGACCCTGCGTACAAGCGGTTGTTTTTCGCGGCCCCGGATGGTCCGGGACCTGCTGCGCGGCTTCGCTGCCCGGGACTGGAGCGCCGAGTTCGACCTGGACTCGCTGACGCCGCTCCCTGCCAGCTACGTCAGCCACGACCTGCGGCAGCGACACGGCGACTTGGTGTGGCGCCTCCGCTTCAAGGATGACCGATGGCTGTACGTCGTGCTGCTCCTGGAGTTCCAGTCCGCAGTCGACCGGTCGATGGCGGTCCGCATGCTGACGTACACGGCGCTGCTATATCAGAAGCTGATCGCCGAGGGAGTGCTGCGGGAGCGCTCCGTCCTGCCGCCGGTGTTGCCGGTCGTGATCTACAACGGCCGGCGGCCATGGATGGCGCCGGTGGATGTGGCGGAGCTGATGCTTCTGGTCGCGAAGCGGCGTTGGCGCGGTATCAACCGTCGCAGCGGTACTTCCTGGTGGATGAGGCCCGGGTCGGGGGTCGTGATCTCCCATCGGGCAACTTGGTGTCGGCGCTGA
- a CDS encoding sensor histidine kinase, which yields MSADHSATRLAGDELVVAQAQRQVQTFFDELKNGTSNYRTVASLDAQIGQEYRGRCVLELLQNAHDALAHAGPDDARRISFVLSTDREPVLSVGNSGRPFRKEDFDGICQLAQSPKDPNESVGNKGLGFRSVLEVASSPEIWSVAPAGSGTSFVFRFDPGVASHVATAATEIERHGLGARSPFDRDRPPAPRAVRRVRARRCRRGRASIARPSG from the coding sequence ATGAGTGCCGACCATTCGGCGACGAGGCTGGCCGGAGACGAACTTGTCGTCGCTCAGGCTCAGCGCCAAGTCCAGACGTTCTTCGATGAACTCAAGAACGGCACGAGCAACTATCGCACGGTCGCCAGCCTCGACGCCCAGATCGGCCAGGAGTACCGAGGCCGCTGCGTCCTCGAGTTGCTACAGAACGCACATGATGCGCTCGCGCACGCCGGTCCCGATGACGCCCGGCGAATCTCGTTCGTGTTGAGCACCGATCGCGAACCCGTACTGTCTGTCGGCAATAGCGGGCGACCGTTTCGCAAGGAAGACTTCGATGGGATCTGCCAGCTCGCGCAGAGCCCGAAGGATCCCAACGAGAGCGTCGGCAACAAGGGCCTCGGCTTTCGAAGTGTTTTGGAGGTAGCCAGCAGTCCGGAGATCTGGTCCGTGGCTCCCGCCGGAAGCGGGACGTCCTTCGTCTTCCGTTTCGACCCCGGCGTAGCCAGCCACGTGGCCACGGCAGCCACGGAGATCGAGCGGCATGGGCTCGGCGCACGGTCACCGTTCGATCGAGACCGACCGCCCGCGCCTCGCGCCGTTCGACGCGTCCGGGCACGACGATGCCGCCGTGGTCGCGCTAGTATTGCTCGGCCCAGCGGCTGA
- a CDS encoding tyrosine-type recombinase/integrase, with amino-acid sequence MLGSHATLEFERSFHDDQHAAAGEPLAAYFEAASGAFSRNTERALRADMQVFEAWCRRHFLPAFPASPDTVTAFVDEMAHVKTPATVRRYVSSIAALHKALRQPNPLDSASVRFALQRMHRHRGRRQAQVQGLTWPLRNRLLEAAGDRLIDVRDRALLAVGYDTLLRRAELVSLEVTDLLEDIDGTATLLVRSGKTDQDARGAMLYLARDTVQMVKAWLDRSGVGTARLFRSVRKDGKIGEKLDASQVPRIYKRMARRAGLPDDIADTLAGHSTRVGAVQDMIACGIELPAILQSGRWKSARMVQRYGERLLARRSGAAQLAERQQR; translated from the coding sequence ATGCTGGGTTCGCACGCGACGTTGGAGTTCGAGCGCTCGTTCCACGACGATCAACACGCGGCAGCGGGTGAGCCGCTGGCCGCCTACTTCGAGGCGGCCAGCGGCGCGTTCAGCCGCAACACGGAGCGCGCACTGCGCGCCGACATGCAGGTGTTCGAGGCGTGGTGCCGACGACATTTCCTGCCGGCGTTCCCCGCCAGCCCCGACACGGTGACCGCCTTCGTCGACGAGATGGCGCACGTCAAGACGCCAGCCACCGTGCGCCGCTACGTGTCGAGCATCGCCGCCCTGCACAAGGCGCTGCGGCAGCCGAACCCGCTCGACAGTGCCTCGGTCCGCTTCGCGCTGCAGCGGATGCACCGGCACCGGGGGCGCCGGCAGGCGCAGGTCCAGGGCCTGACCTGGCCGCTGCGGAACCGGCTGCTGGAGGCCGCGGGAGACCGGCTGATCGACGTCCGGGACCGCGCGCTGCTGGCCGTGGGCTACGACACGCTGCTGCGGCGCGCCGAGCTGGTGTCGCTGGAAGTGACTGATCTATTGGAGGATATCGACGGGACGGCTACGCTGCTCGTGCGCTCGGGCAAGACCGACCAGGACGCTAGGGGCGCGATGCTCTACTTGGCGCGGGACACCGTGCAGATGGTCAAGGCATGGCTCGACCGCAGCGGCGTCGGCACGGCACGGCTCTTCCGTTCGGTCCGCAAGGATGGCAAGATCGGCGAGAAGCTCGACGCCAGCCAAGTGCCGCGCATCTACAAGCGGATGGCCCGGCGGGCGGGCCTGCCCGACGACATCGCGGACACGCTGGCCGGGCACAGCACGCGCGTCGGGGCGGTCCAGGACATGATCGCCTGCGGCATCGAGTTGCCGGCGATCCTCCAGTCGGGGCGCTGGAAGAGCGCGCGCATGGTCCAGCGCTACGGGGAGAGGCTGCTAGCGAGGCGCAGCGGCGCCGCGCAGTTGGCCGAGCGGCAGCAGCGCTGA